The genomic window TGGTTTATCTAAATTACGATTAATATCTATCGCACCAAACTAAAATGACTGGTAAAGACTCTGCCATCTTCTAGTTGTACTTTAAACCAATAATCGCTACTTGGCATTTTTTTTCCTTTATAAGTGCCGTCCCAACCTCCTCCAAGAGGGTTGAGTTCTGCTAGCAGTTTGCCATAGCGATCAAAAATTAGGATACTGGTATTTGGCTGAAATTGATTACTTATTCCTTTGACTTGCCAAAATTCGTTTGTACCATCACCATTTGGTGTGAAGAATTTTGGGAATCCAATAACCGAAACTAATTTGTCTGCAATGCCACAGTCGTTTTTATCTCTTACAAATACGGTATAGAGTCCAGGTAAAACGTCTTCAAAAACATTAGAATCTTGGTAAGGTCCATCAATAGCATCTAGAGCATATTCATAATCACCTTCACCAGATACTAAAATGGTTATCGAATTGTTATTAGACGCATCAACAACTTCAATATTATCTATAGTAGCAATATTAGATGGTAAAACTGTAATCGTTCTGTCTTTAAAACAACCGTTTACATTGCTAACTCTAACATTGTATGTGCCTGCTGCATCAACTTCAATAGTTGCTGTATTTTCACCAGTAGACCAATCAAAAATATAGTTGCTCGGTGAGTCGTTAATAATACCAGCATCTAAAACAATGGTTTCAGGGAAACTATTGAGACAGTACAGCGTTTCAAATTCGGTTTCAATATCTGGAAGTTCGTAAACGGTAAGTTCAATTTCACTTATGCCATAACAAGCATTTGAGTTTTCAACGCGAGCATAAATTGTTTGATTATAAGGAATTGTATTGGTAAAATTAATACCAAGAGGATTCGTTTCTACCAAAGCATCTTCATAAGTTTCGTAATACTGAAGATCTAGACCAACAGGAGCACCAGCAAGTACAATGTTATTGGTGTCGTTAAGGTTGAAAGTTGCAAAACCATCTTCGCTGCCATCGTCATCGCACACAGCTAAACTAGCATCGTTAGAAGATGTGCTACTAACTTCTAAAGAAACTTCACTAAAATTTACACAACCAGTTGAGGTATTGGTCACTCTTGCATAAATAATTTGCGGATTGAAGAAATTATCAAAAGCATCAGCATTAATTTCATTTTCTACATTTTCTGCATCCACTTGAGACAAATAGTAAGTAACATCTGCATTAGGATCTCCGTTGGTAACCTCACTAGATATTTCATTAAGATTGAAAGTTGTAAAACCTTCTGGTATGCCATCTTCATCACATTGTATTAACGAAACATTATTAGCAATTGGCT from Winogradskyella sp. MH6 includes these protein-coding regions:
- a CDS encoding T9SS type B sorting domain-containing protein translates to MILKSNLSLHKNLLAIILLCYNVFCYSQEPNDCVNAITVCGNSSFVFDVNGIGIQEVEGRNNCSSRENNSIWFQITIAESGTLAFTLTPESNSISEDYDFFLFGPNATCGNLGQTIRCSTTNPQAASQGNNLTGMSPNDPDPNEGPGEDGDSFVSDLDVLAGETYFLVIDRPVGNSPFSLEWTGTATFPDSPSNPLLANPNATSLPNLEICDNVAPFDDLITDIDLTTLRQDIIDGQSDVAVSFHNTENDANVNINPLGDTFTSFFSTQTVFIRIENTTTDCFIINKMIVNVTSFSNFNPPTTYEVCDDDTDGDDQNGQTTFDFDVKTQEITNGILGASLNISYHLSESDAIANASALPTIYTNTTATPTEIFVRIEDVNSGCIGFTSFDIIVAAKPIANNVSLIQCDEDGIPEGFTTFNLNEISSEVTNGDPNADVTYYLSQVDAENVENEINADAFDNFFNPQIIYARVTNTSTGCVNFSEVSLEVSSTSSNDASLAVCDDDGSEDGFATFNLNDTNNIVLAGAPVGLDLQYYETYEDALVETNPLGINFTNTIPYNQTIYARVENSNACYGISEIELTVYELPDIETEFETLYCLNSFPETIVLDAGIINDSPSNYIFDWSTGENTATIEVDAAGTYNVRVSNVNGCFKDRTITVLPSNIATIDNIEVVDASNNNSITILVSGEGDYEYALDAIDGPYQDSNVFEDVLPGLYTVFVRDKNDCGIADKLVSVIGFPKFFTPNGDGTNEFWQVKGISNQFQPNTSILIFDRYGKLLAELNPLGGGWDGTYKGKKMPSSDYWFKVQLEDGRVFTSHFSLVR